AGCACTTCTCCAACCTGGTGCACCTTCCTGTCAACAGATTTCGCATCCACCACAAACTCTTCAAAAAATGCGGTGACAGCGAGCAGGTGAATGGTACAACCGAATAATTTCGCCCAGGCAATAGCAAGATTAAGCTTCAATGTTGACTGCGAGGAGCTGTCGATAGGAAGCACAATATTTTTAAAACCATCTTTCGACGGATCATTTCTCAGCGTAATAATCGGGCAGGGTGAATTCTGTATGATTCTGTAGGTGTTGGATCCCAGCATCATCTTTCCGCTGTTGCTGACGCCGGATGCGCCATGTGTTCCCATCACAATCAGCTGCACATCCTCTTCATGGGCAATACGTTCAATTTCCGTATGGATTTTGCCGGAAACTACCCTCGTGCGCACCGGGATTCCGGTCAGCTGCTGGTTCATTGCTTTCAGCTCCTGCAGCTTCTCATCAATGCCCTTTTCCATGATCTGGTTAAAATCAACAGCGGCATTCAGCATTGTATTGTGTGAATAAGACTCGAAGACATGCAGCAACAGGATTTCAGCACCTGCCCTGGCTGCCACCATGGCCGCATAATCGAGTGCATTGATAGAGGTAGAAGAAAAATCAGTGGGAACCAGTATTCTTTTAATCGCAACAGGTGCGTAGTTTTTTTGCTCCATAAATTATTTGGATGAATTACAGTTAGCTTTGCAAAGGTAACAACTGCATGTTAAGATGCCAATCATTCCCGAATCAGAATTAATCCTCAATGCACGCGGGGCCGTTTATCACCTCGATCTTTTACCGGAAGAACTTGCCACAACAGTCATTACAGTGGGTGATCCCGACAGAGTGAAAGAAGTTTCCAAATATTTCGACCACGTGGAAATCAGGCGGCAACACCGCGAATTTGTTACGCATACCGGCTATATCGGCAAGAAAAGAATAACGGTAATTTCTACCGGCATCGGTACCGACAATATAGATATTATACTCACTGAACTGGACGCACTGGTGAATGTGGACCTTTCATCACGCACGGTAAAAGATCAGCTCACCTCAATGGACATCATTCGCATCGGCACCTCCGGCGCCCTGCAACCTGATATTGAGCTCGACAGTTTTGTTGCTTCGGGCTACGCTATTGGCATGGACAACCTGCTTAACTTTTATCAACTGCCTCATCCGCAATCGGAGAAGGATTTATTGCTGGCTTTTCTCGGGCATGTACAGGAAAACCATATTGCCTTTATCCCTTATATCGCCCGCGGCTCATCCTCACTCATCAGTGCATTCAGCCACTTCACACAAAAAGGCATCACTGTTACCTGCCCCGGATTTTACGGTCCGCAGGGAAGACAGGTAAGGGCCGAGCCCGCATTCCCGAAGTTGCTGGATCAGCTATCTTCCTTCGCCTTTGACGGGAACCGGATCACCAACTTTGAAATGGAAACAGCCGGTATATACGGCATGTCACGGCTACTCGGCCATGCTTCGCTTTCACTCAGCGCTATTGTTGCCAACCGTGTACAGCAAAAATTCAGCAGCGATCCGCACAAGGCAGTTGACCGGCTGATACAACTGACCTTGCAGCAAGCGGCTGTCGCATAAGCTGACGCCATTCATTTAATCTTGTCCCGTATTAAGTTCGAAAGCTATCCCGTGGATAAACCGGCGAAAGCAAAGCATGTCTCTTACCAATCCTGCTTCACCGCAACCTTCAACTGCCATTGGAGCTGCGGCGAAACAGATGATATGAATTCTTATAAAGCTAACCCATATTGCACCTGGTAATTGTATCCACATATAATCCATTGGAGCTTTGCTATACAAAATGTAGGTGTAAAATTCTTTAGCTTTGCGCTTCTTAAAAATCAAACAGCATGAAGAAGTATAACTTCTATTCCGGTCCGGCCATTTTGCCACCAACCGTTTTCGAGCAGGCATCCAAAGCCGTATTGGAACTCAATGATATCGGATTATCGCTCATTGAAATCTCGCACCGCAGCAAGGAGTTTACCGCTGTAGTGGACGAAGCACAGCAACTTGTACGCGAACTCACCGGATTGGGTGAGGAATATAAAATACTGTTTTTACAGGGCGGTGCCACAATGCAGTTTTGCACTATTCCTTATAACATGCTCGATTCAAATGAAACGGCAGCATATATGGAGATCGGCTCCTGGTCTAAGAAGGCGATAAAAGAAGCAAAGCTCTTCGGCAATGTGAATGTGGTGGCTTCATCCGCTGACAAAAATTATTCATACATACCAAAGCAGTACAGCATTCCAGCTGACTCAAAATATTTTCACATCACCACCAATGAAACGATACATGG
The DNA window shown above is from Chitinophagales bacterium and carries:
- a CDS encoding universal stress protein, which gives rise to MEQKNYAPVAIKRILVPTDFSSTSINALDYAAMVAARAGAEILLLHVFESYSHNTMLNAAVDFNQIMEKGIDEKLQELKAMNQQLTGIPVRTRVVSGKIHTEIERIAHEEDVQLIVMGTHGASGVSNSGKMMLGSNTYRIIQNSPCPIITLRNDPSKDGFKNIVLPIDSSSQSTLKLNLAIAWAKLFGCTIHLLAVTAFFEEFVVDAKSVDRKVHQVGEVLLKEGIAYTAHIIRNQSPSLSILHHAEKMNADMIMIVTGYESQLGEMLFGSSARTVVAESPVPVLSIHIRKD
- a CDS encoding nucleoside phosphorylase, with product MPIIPESELILNARGAVYHLDLLPEELATTVITVGDPDRVKEVSKYFDHVEIRRQHREFVTHTGYIGKKRITVISTGIGTDNIDIILTELDALVNVDLSSRTVKDQLTSMDIIRIGTSGALQPDIELDSFVASGYAIGMDNLLNFYQLPHPQSEKDLLLAFLGHVQENHIAFIPYIARGSSSLISAFSHFTQKGITVTCPGFYGPQGRQVRAEPAFPKLLDQLSSFAFDGNRITNFEMETAGIYGMSRLLGHASLSLSAIVANRVQQKFSSDPHKAVDRLIQLTLQQAAVA